Proteins encoded within one genomic window of Mya arenaria isolate MELC-2E11 chromosome 13, ASM2691426v1:
- the LOC128214506 gene encoding uncharacterized protein LOC128214506, with product MFPPRKKSTKHVSSIENVSTREDHQKDLFEVHFLGIVPDIVISGSHTRDREAQLVDRIEEAQIEGRLPMVAQDDEKVKLNISIHGFIVLGMKGQEVLQRHPLHTIAQVVQYCDGGTINNIAFKIGNINKPVFSAYIFQCLSEEQASEICQNVRAMFDKVTEKNR from the exons ATGTTTCCTCCACGCAAAAAATCGACGAAG caTGTTTCTAGCATTGAAAATGTTTCGACTAGAGAAGATCACCAAAAGGACTTGTTTGAGGTTCACTTTCTGGGTATTGTGCCAGACATTGTGATCAGTGGCTCTCACACACGGGACCGGGAGGCTCAACTTGTTGACAGAATTGAAGAGGCTCAG ATTGAAGGGCGACTACCCATGGTTGCTCAAGATGATGAGAAAGTGAAGTTAAACATCTCCATACATGGATTCATAGTTCTTGGAATGAAAGGACAG gaGGTACTGCAGAGACATCCTCTTCACACGATTGCCCAGGTGGTGCAGTATTGTGACGGTGGTACCATCAATAACATTGCCTTTAAGATTGGCAATATCAATAAACCGGTGTTCAGTGCCTACATATTCCAGTGCTTGAGTGAG GAGCAAGCGTCGGAGATCTGTCAAAATGTGCGAGCCATGTTTGATAAAGTAACAGAGAAAAACAGATGA
- the LOC128214416 gene encoding uncharacterized protein LOC128214416, whose protein sequence is METKLMISFIFLAMICLVYCDEPVCLSRFDYDEKMLLKFLRIEDTVAKFDERVTSIVQDFAKKEQILNSTLDNVLIKYADEFQTAFHTFENTTRQIVDEFKSEINASKEKNDNIRSVVQKLQEDARVILQQASDATEEIKKSATKDVVAFTAHGPADGPVSSTLTFTTVVTNIGNGFDTATGLFTCPKSGLYHFIFHLVKLRSSTRVDLCQCTLGKNSASTGIIAKIDPEDPTSSGGADIGSYGVSNSAFIKLVTGDTVGLMSCSSASTFDPQSSFSGLLIQID, encoded by the exons ATGGAAACTAAATTGATGATCTCGTTCATCTTTCTGGCAATGATATGTCTTGTTTACTGTGATGAACCCGTCTGTTTGTCACGGTTTGACTACgatgaaaaaatgttgttgaagTTTTTGAGGATTGAAGACACTGTGGCCAAATTTGATGAGCGCGTAACAAGTATAGTTCAGGACTTCGCAAAGAAAGAGCAAATATTGAATTCTACGTTAGATAACGTGCTCATAAAATACGCGGATGAGTTTCAGACAGCATTTCACACGTTTGAAAACACAACGCGTCAGATCGTAGATGAGTTCAAGTCAGAAATAAATGCCTCCAAGGAAAAGAATGACAATATCCGATCAGTTGTTCAAAAACTTCAAGAAGACGCCAGAGTCATCCTACAGCAAGCTTCAGATGCCACAGAGGAGATTAAAAAATCAGCAACGAAAg ATGTTGTTGCATTTACTGCCCACGGTCCGGCGGATGGTCCCGTATCAAGTACACTAACGTTCACGACGGTCGTAACAAACATAGGCAATGGTTTTGACACAGCAACTGGTTTGTTCACCTGTCCAAAGTCTGGGTTGTACCATTTCATCTTCCATCTTGTGAAACTCAGAAGTTCAACTAGAGTCGACCTATGCCAATGTACACTAGGCAAAAATAGCGCGAGCACCGGAATTATCGCGAAGATTGACCCGGAAGACCCAACCTCAAGCGGAGGTGCGGACATTGGAAGCTATGGGGTCAGTAATAGTGCGTTTATAAAATTGGTCACAGGCGACACAGTGGGGCTTATGTCGTGTTCTTCAGCATCCACGTTTGACCCGCAGTCGTCTTTTAGTGGTCTTCTGATTCAAATCGATTAG